The following are encoded together in the Tetrapisispora phaffii CBS 4417 chromosome 5, complete genome genome:
- the HMLALPHA2 gene encoding homeodomain mating type protein alpha2 (similar to Saccharomyces cerevisiae HMLALPHA2 (YCL067C); ancestral locus Anc_1.2), protein MNKIPINKLLNPSQHYNLTEKLQQINITLSNLCTKLPDTITDLTEADHRELQDILLYLTTVVKQQELKKEEIMLVKTTYQLCTTLTLMVKSCKQENDKENKENEIIKYESGTSDNSETNSSCNSSDNEDKNSILVFNVITQDMMNNNKKNNKSYRGHRLPKKNVQYLEDWYMDHRKNPYLNEINIKLLMSKTSLSRIQVKNWISNRRRKEKSITISPEVSALLRDNKTITS, encoded by the exons ATGAATAAAATCCcaataaacaaattattaaatccCTCTCAACATTATAATCTAACAGAAAA ACtacaacaaataaatataacacTATCTAATTTATGCACTAAACTACCAGATACCATTACTGATTTAACAGAAGCTGACCATAGAGAATTACAGGATAtactattatatttgaCTACCGTAGTAAAACAACAAgaattaaagaaagaagaaataatgTTAGTAAAAACAACTTATCAATTATGTACAACATTAACATTAATGGTAAAAAGTTGTAAacaagaaaatgataaagagaataaagaaaatgaaattatcaaatacGAGTCTGGCACCAGTGATAATTCTGAAACTAATTCAAGCTGTAACTCATCTGacaatgaagataaaaacAGTATACTTGTATTTAATGTAATAACACAAGATAtgatgaataataataagaagaaTAACAAATCCTATAGAGGTCATAGACTACCTAAAAAAAATGTGCAATACTTAGAAGATTGGTATATGGATCACAGAAAAAACCCATATctaaatgaaattaatattaaattactAATGAGTAAGACATCTCTATCAAGAATACAGGTTAAAAATTGGATCTCaaatagaagaagaaaagagaaATCTATAACGATATCACCAGAGGTGTCAGCATTACTACGTGATAATAAGACAATTACTTCTTAA
- the CHA1 gene encoding L-serine/L-threonine ammonia-lyase CHA1 (similar to Saccharomyces cerevisiae CHA1 (YCL064C); ancestral locus Anc_1.3): MSQVYNKTPLLRHLFPGKNLPQVFLKYECFQPSGSFKSRGIGNLIQSTSLEIQKNSKKSPEVFSSSGGNAGLAAATASKMLSLPCTVVVPTATKLRMVEKIKATGANVIVKGNHWKEADTYLKTNVLSNIDKKLIEPIYVHPFDNKKIWEGHATMIDEIVETFGQQHIPIEKVKAIVCSVGGGGLYNGIIQGLEKHDLATKIPVVGVETLGCHVFNTSLKMGKVIQFEKINTIATSLGTANISNQTFEYAKKYNTKSIVVDDLKVVETCLKFTRDSNMVAEPACGAALHMGYNMDILEKSLGKKLATDDIVLIIACGGSSNTVQELEASLTELKNKSNEKENYSIFHSLRFQLTLNN, translated from the coding sequence ATGTCTCAAGTCTATAATAAAACGCCATTACTAAGACACTTATTCCCTGGTAAGAATTTACCACAagtttttttaaaatatgaatgTTTTCAACCAAGTGGCAGTTTCAAAAGTAGAGGGATTGgtaatttaattcaatCAACTTCGcttgaaattcaaaaaaattcaaaaaaatcacCGGAGGTATTTTCAAGTTCTGGTGGTAATGCAGGTCTGGCCGCTGCAACTGCTTCAAAAATGTTATCATTACCTTGTACTGTTGTAGTACCAACAGCTACAAAATTAAGAATGGTCGAAAAAATTAAAGCCACTGGTGCTAATGTCATTGTTAAGGGTAACCATTGGAAAGAAGCCGATACTTATTTAAAGACAAACGTTTTGAGTAATatagataaaaaattgattgaaCCAATTTATGTTCATccatttgataataaaaaaatttggGAAGGTCATGCTACTATGATTGATGAAATAGTAGAAACTTTTGGCCAACAACATATCCCAATAGAAAAAGTAAAAGCGATTGTATGCAGTGTTGGTGGGGGTGGTCTATATAATGGTATTATTCAAGGTTTAGAGAAACATGATTTAGCTACAAAAATCCCAGTTGTAGGTGTAGAAACTTTAGGTTGTCATGTCTTCAATAcatctttaaaaatggGTAAAGTTAtccaatttgaaaaaataaacacTATTGCAACTTCTCTTGGTACAGCAAATATTTCTAATCAAACTTTCGAATACGcaaagaaatataacaCGAAGTCTATTGTTGTAGATGACTTAAAAGTCGTCGAAACTTGTTTGAAGTTTACTAGAGACAGCAATATGGTCGCAGAACCAGCTTGTGGTGCTGCATTACATATGGGTTATAATATGGACATACTAGAAAAATCATTAGGCAAAAAGTTAGCAACTGACGATATAGTATTAATCATTGCATGTGGTGGGTCCTCTAATACCGTTCAAGAATTAGAAGCTTCATTAACTGAGTTAAagaataaatcaaatgaaaaagaaaattacTCGATTTTCCATTCATTGAGGTTCCAACTTACACTcaacaattaa
- the TPHA0E04055 gene encoding homeobox domain-containing protein — MSMSIELTLESLQNACKDILSIYNESSSDHRKKFLPKEARLFLERVFEKKQSLNSKERDAIAKKCGLTPLQVRVWFINKRMRTK, encoded by the exons ATGTCAATGTCAATCGAACTTACCTTAGAATCATTACAGAATGCTTGCAAAGATATACTCTCA ATTTATAACGAATCCTCGAGTGACCATCGAAAAAAGTTTTTACCAAAGGAAGCACGTTTGTTTTTGGAACGAGTCTTTGAGAAGAAGCAgtctttaaattcaaaagaacGGGATGCTATAGCCAAAAAGTGTGGTCTAACTCCTCTACAAGTCAGAGTTTGG TTCATCAACAAGCGCATGAGGACCAAGTGA
- the VAC17 gene encoding Vac17p (similar to Saccharomyces cerevisiae VAC17 (YCL063W); ancestral locus Anc_1.4) — translation MHSLNSNLEELSEKLLIRSQEAILQLDLWILRQQQQHNDHRFGTATDTGNKTKDSNEALNALRSTYDLYMSQLNSLYVRSEFIRDKLNSEKNNVNKFNLDHRNIEELVFEFQNIREKLNQLAASSKLDKHSPPKTSTRSSSMESMNLKPLKVVAKHEKRMSKELELKNKEKSVTFGKETRISLTTNGIGGKLMIKDDSDASPQLIDKKYKVLRNAISYDTGLNSKSKSNKRSNREYRKKNDAAYDSLFKNKQRFSISLFEDYVDTTTNTNYNEFNPTVDASINTELIENNSDQETVISSSHLPCITNEPLDDYILSNSIQLDKNNNSGNNEGKKSHLRRCNSHESILSTKLENTFYKNVGSNFYDRFIFSSFYRPTVASVSTTSTNIEPFLSDGKNESPNKNLQLPLTSSTRGVTSRELLSKFADKPEQLKAPTTSNSNSSKYFFENWGLFSSMSSSSTFHRKNTSGSNIISSEVGKKLCDRSTGIKVTSINTQNAYTFPFIRSNSHDITKQNITNPIIKERVSYNELHDALNTEIKLLF, via the coding sequence ATGCattctttgaattcaaatttagaagaattatCAGAAAAACTATTAATTAGATCGCAAGAAGCTATACTACAGCTGGATCTTTGGATACTAAggcaacaacaacaacataATGATCACAGGTTTGGAACTGCAACAGATACGGGGAATAAAACTAAAGATTCAAACGAAGCATTGAATGCACTTAGGAGCACTTATGATCTTTACATGTCCCAACTAAATTCATTGTATGTGAGATCAGAGTTCATTAGAGACAAATTGAACtctgaaaaaaataacgtCAACAAGTTCAACTTGGATCACAGAAATATAGAAGAGTTAGTCTTTGagtttcaaaatataagaGAAAAGTTGAATCAACTAGCTGCTTCAAGTAAACTAGATAAACACTCTCCGCCGAAAACATCAACTAGGAGTAGTTCAATGGAATCAATGAACTTAAAACCATTAAAAGTAGTAGCAAAACATGAGAAGAGAATGTCAAAAGAATtggaattaaaaaataaagagaaATCTGTAACGTTTGGAAAGGAAACTAGAATAAGTTTGACGACAAATGGAATTGGTGGAAAACTAATGATAAAAGATGATAGTGATGCATCTCCTCAACTTATCGACAAGAAGTATAAAGTTTTACGAAATGCTATATCCTATGATACTGgattaaattcaaaatctaaatcaaataaaagaagTAATCGTGAATAtcgaaaaaaaaatgatgcCGCATATgattctttatttaaaaataaacaaagattttcaatttcattatttgaagacTATGTAGACACAACTACCAACACTAATtacaatgaattcaatCCAACAGTAGACGCTAGCATAAACACTGAATtgatagaaaataattccGATCAAGAAACCGTAATTTCATCCAGTCATCTTCCATGCATAACCAATGAACCATTAGACGATTACATACTCTCGAATTCCATTCAattagataaaaataacaactCAGGAAATAATGAAGGAAAGAAAAGCCACTTGAGGAGGTGTAATTCACATGAGAGTATACTGTCAACGAAACTTGAAAATactttttataaaaatgtaGGCTCTAATTTCTATGACCGATtcatattttcatcattttaCAGACCTACAGTTGCATCTGTTTCGACTACATCAACAAATATTGAACCTTTCTTATCTGATGGTAAAAATGAGAGTcctaataaaaatttacaacTCCCGCTAACTTCTTCAACTAGAGGCGTAACTTCTAGAGAATTGTTAAGTAAGTTTGCCGATAAGCCAGAACAATTAAAGGCACCCACTacttcaaattcaaatagcagtaaatatttttttgagaATTGGGGTTTGTTCTCATCAATGTCTAGTTCATCAACTTTTCATCGAAAAAACACCAGTGGTTCTAATATAATCAGCTCAGAAGTGggaaaaaaattatgtGATAGATCCACTGGAATAAAAGTGACATCAATAAATACCCAAAATGCATATACTTTCCCATTTATTAGAAGTAATTCTCATGATATCACAAAACAGAACATAACAAACCCCATTATAAAGGAAAGAGTCTCTTACAATGAACTACATGATGCGTTAAATactgaaattaaattacttTTCTAA